In one Puniceicoccus vermicola genomic region, the following are encoded:
- a CDS encoding PP2C family protein-serine/threonine phosphatase: MSEEIPATSIRWGGCTHTGKFRKNNEDAFLALTVSSQEVRYLGKTGQASLEEQDFIFAVSDGMGGAKAGEFASRIAVDRITRLFPKSFLSSAKGFNRGFQDLIPELFDQIHSEITWLGIMYEDCRGMGATLSLCWVTPGWVYFGHIGDSRIYYLPAKGEMRQVTEDHTHAGWLRRAGKINEREERTHPTGNQLQQVLGGGVSNIEPQIGAIGYEPGDRFLICSDGLIGGHWDRGLAEYLQKADFNDPKLAETLVNKAVQVCGRDNTTAVLFEPYDSDS, encoded by the coding sequence ATGAGCGAAGAAATTCCCGCAACCTCAATTCGCTGGGGGGGCTGCACCCACACCGGCAAATTCCGAAAAAACAACGAGGATGCGTTCCTCGCCCTAACCGTCTCATCCCAAGAAGTCCGCTACTTGGGCAAAACCGGACAAGCCTCCCTTGAGGAGCAAGATTTCATTTTCGCCGTTAGCGATGGAATGGGAGGAGCCAAAGCCGGAGAGTTCGCCAGTCGCATCGCCGTCGACCGAATCACCCGCCTTTTCCCAAAGTCCTTCCTCAGCTCGGCAAAAGGCTTCAATCGCGGCTTCCAAGACCTCATCCCCGAACTCTTCGACCAGATTCACTCTGAGATCACCTGGCTCGGTATCATGTATGAAGACTGCCGTGGCATGGGAGCCACCCTCAGCCTCTGCTGGGTGACGCCCGGCTGGGTCTATTTCGGCCATATTGGAGACTCCCGCATCTACTACCTCCCTGCAAAAGGAGAAATGCGCCAAGTCACCGAAGACCACACCCACGCCGGATGGCTCCGGAGAGCCGGAAAAATCAACGAACGTGAAGAACGGACCCACCCTACAGGAAACCAACTACAACAAGTCCTCGGCGGAGGCGTAAGCAACATCGAACCCCAAATCGGCGCCATCGGCTACGAACCTGGCGACCGATTCCTAATCTGTTCCGACGGCCTAATCGGCGGCCACTGGGACCGCGGCCTAGCCGAATATTTGCAAAAAGCCGACTTCAACGATCCCAAGCTAGCCGAAACCCTAGTCAACAAAGCCGTACAGGTCTGCGGCCGCGACAACACCACCGCTGTTCTATTCGAACCCTACGATTCTGATTCCTGA
- a CDS encoding transposase, whose translation MSRTVNGEAFFGDREREVLRKMIWQVAEFSGVRVVTYAVMKNHFHILVEVPPAGTEVSDVELVRRYRKLYPKPTPWNPMPAEVLEGHLKDNFLDGRELRKELTRRMHDVSEFMRTLKLRFTLWFNRSRDRFGPLWSARFKSVLVEGDRWALRTVAAYIDLNAVRAGLVSDPKDYRFCGYAEALGGGRLARAGLSVVDKDLAGYRQTLYGAGDGEKEGKASISHEEAVRVLREEKGKLPLSVVLRCRVRYFSDGMVLGSEDFVNKFLENEPDGKRARRPHPLRGSDWKGLSVGTGLHKKLFE comes from the coding sequence ATGAGCCGGACAGTGAATGGAGAGGCTTTCTTCGGGGATCGGGAGAGGGAGGTTTTGCGAAAGATGATCTGGCAGGTTGCTGAGTTTTCTGGGGTTCGGGTGGTTACTTATGCGGTGATGAAGAACCATTTCCATATTTTGGTGGAGGTACCACCGGCAGGGACGGAGGTTTCGGATGTGGAGTTGGTTCGTCGGTATCGGAAGTTGTATCCTAAGCCTACTCCCTGGAATCCAATGCCTGCGGAGGTTTTGGAGGGGCATTTGAAGGATAACTTTCTTGATGGGAGGGAGTTGCGCAAGGAGCTGACTCGTCGGATGCATGATGTTTCGGAGTTTATGCGGACTTTGAAGCTTCGTTTTACGCTTTGGTTTAACCGGTCACGAGATCGGTTTGGGCCGCTTTGGTCGGCTCGTTTTAAGAGTGTTTTGGTCGAAGGGGATCGTTGGGCGCTACGGACGGTAGCGGCCTATATTGACCTGAATGCGGTTCGGGCCGGGCTGGTTTCGGATCCTAAGGATTACCGCTTTTGCGGATATGCGGAGGCTCTTGGGGGAGGACGCTTGGCTCGAGCCGGGCTTTCGGTTGTCGATAAGGATCTGGCGGGGTATCGGCAGACTTTGTATGGGGCTGGCGATGGTGAGAAAGAGGGGAAAGCGTCTATTTCCCACGAAGAAGCGGTGCGGGTTTTGCGGGAGGAGAAAGGGAAGTTGCCTCTTTCAGTGGTTTTGCGGTGCCGGGTTCGTTATTTTTCGGACGGGATGGTGCTTGGGTCGGAGGACTTTGTGAACAAGTTCCTCGAGAATGAACCCGATGGGAAGCGGGCGCGAAGGCCTCACCCATTGCGGGGGAGTGACTGGAAGGGGCTTTCGGTCGGGACCGGGTTGCACAAAAAGCTCTTTGAATAG
- a CDS encoding serine/threonine protein phosphatase yields MEEAKHTQRSIVHLTFDGKVYKTFLGEDAKERYQNECRVLRYLEDKECNFVPKVIETDDKKLLLVTTNCGARVDRISQEKQEQIFADLKSYGVRHDDAEKRNLTYRRSDGRFCVIDFEFATILEDYDGEPPPVDLNAHRGADKTQRKADPEHDVDNPYIRRRPPAPRKRHK; encoded by the coding sequence ATGGAGGAAGCGAAACACACCCAACGATCGATTGTTCACCTCACCTTTGACGGCAAGGTTTACAAGACCTTCCTCGGGGAAGACGCCAAGGAGCGATACCAGAACGAATGCCGCGTCCTTAGGTATCTAGAAGACAAAGAATGTAATTTTGTTCCCAAGGTGATCGAAACCGACGACAAGAAACTCCTTCTCGTCACGACCAACTGCGGGGCCAGAGTGGACCGCATCAGCCAAGAGAAACAGGAGCAAATCTTCGCCGATCTCAAGTCCTACGGCGTCCGCCACGATGACGCCGAAAAGCGAAACCTTACTTACCGCCGTAGCGACGGACGGTTTTGCGTCATCGACTTTGAATTCGCCACTATTCTTGAGGACTACGACGGCGAGCCCCCGCCAGTAGACCTGAACGCCCATCGCGGCGCCGACAAGACTCAACGCAAGGCAGATCCGGAACACGATGTCGACAACCCCTACATCCGCCGCCGGCCCCCAGCCCCACGGAAACGACACAAATGA
- the trpE gene encoding anthranilate synthase component I has product MFIPRPTREEFRKLAKQGNLIPVLADFFADLETPVSAYAKLAASRPAFLFESVEGGENASRFSFLGCNPRKVFEAREKTTLIHERGGKTQEIPTPQDPLKLVEEEIQRFQPVEIEGFPPFVGGAVGFLSYEYIHRIEPTVPRAEEDQLDCPLIYYAMIDSLVIFDRAHQKLLLCATVSIDEEEDADAAYDRALAELANLAKMLAEPTPASLRSVPSEPSFEIPHGNFKKEDFEKAVTECREYVHSGDVVQVVLSQRFEKEYQHAPIDLYRTLRTINPSPYMFILETGDFALVGASPEVHVRLTGKKVEIRPIAGTRPRGKSAAEDLRMEEDLLADPKERAEHLMLVDLARNDIGRVCSPGSVHVPDFMAIERYSHVMHIVSQVEGELSEDQNAFDLLRATFPAGTVSGAPKVRAMQIIAEKEKTTRGPYSGALGYFSYDGNYDSCIAIRSAMIREGKVLVQSGAGLVADSIPSNEFDETINKARGLLKAVAISEIVEDENAATTTDPHVSR; this is encoded by the coding sequence ATGTTCATTCCGCGACCCACCCGTGAGGAATTTCGTAAGCTCGCCAAACAGGGAAACCTGATTCCGGTGCTCGCTGATTTTTTCGCCGATCTCGAAACTCCCGTCTCCGCCTACGCGAAGCTTGCTGCTTCGCGACCCGCCTTCCTTTTTGAATCGGTTGAGGGCGGAGAGAATGCGAGTCGCTTCAGCTTTTTGGGATGCAATCCGCGAAAGGTTTTCGAAGCTCGTGAGAAGACTACCCTCATTCATGAGAGAGGCGGCAAAACGCAGGAAATCCCCACGCCTCAAGATCCACTCAAACTCGTTGAAGAAGAGATCCAGCGATTCCAACCGGTTGAGATTGAAGGTTTTCCTCCCTTTGTGGGCGGAGCCGTCGGATTTCTGTCCTACGAGTATATTCATCGCATCGAACCGACAGTCCCCCGAGCCGAAGAGGACCAACTCGATTGCCCGCTCATTTATTATGCGATGATCGATTCGCTGGTCATTTTCGACCGCGCCCATCAAAAGCTGCTTCTCTGCGCCACAGTTTCCATTGACGAGGAGGAGGATGCGGATGCCGCATATGATCGCGCCTTGGCTGAACTGGCCAATTTGGCGAAAATGCTGGCAGAACCGACACCGGCGAGTCTCCGCTCGGTCCCTTCTGAACCCAGCTTTGAGATCCCTCACGGCAATTTCAAAAAGGAGGACTTTGAGAAAGCCGTTACTGAATGTCGCGAATATGTTCACAGCGGTGATGTCGTTCAGGTGGTTCTTTCCCAACGCTTTGAGAAAGAATACCAACATGCTCCGATCGATCTTTATCGGACGCTGCGAACGATCAATCCATCCCCTTACATGTTCATCCTTGAGACTGGAGATTTCGCCCTCGTGGGGGCCTCCCCGGAAGTGCATGTGCGCTTAACTGGCAAAAAGGTTGAAATCCGCCCGATTGCTGGAACCCGCCCCCGTGGCAAGAGCGCTGCCGAAGATCTCCGCATGGAGGAGGATCTCCTCGCTGATCCCAAAGAACGCGCTGAGCACCTCATGCTGGTTGATTTGGCCCGCAACGATATTGGTCGCGTTTGCTCCCCGGGAAGTGTTCACGTCCCGGATTTTATGGCGATCGAGCGCTACTCGCACGTCATGCACATTGTTTCTCAGGTCGAAGGTGAACTTTCTGAGGACCAAAATGCCTTCGATTTGCTACGAGCGACTTTCCCGGCAGGCACCGTTAGCGGGGCCCCCAAGGTCAGAGCGATGCAGATTATCGCCGAAAAGGAAAAAACCACACGAGGCCCCTATTCTGGGGCTCTCGGCTACTTTTCTTATGACGGTAATTACGATTCCTGTATCGCGATTCGCTCGGCAATGATCCGCGAGGGGAAGGTTCTGGTCCAGTCCGGAGCGGGCCTCGTCGCCGATTCAATTCCCTCCAATGAGTTCGACGAAACGATAAATAAAGCACGCGGGCTGTTGAAAGCTGTGGCAATATCGGAGATAGTGGAGGATGAGAACGCAGCTACGACGACCGATCCACACGTTTCCCGCTGA